The sequence below is a genomic window from Candidatus Alcyoniella australis.
CTCGAGAGTCGCCTCGAACCACTGGGCCTCGGGCTCGATCTGCAAACCGCGCAGCAGCGGCCCCAGGTCCGACTGCTCGCAGAGCATGTTCAGCGCATCGCGCAACGGCAACGCAACGCCCATGGGCTCCACCGCCCTGCGCTGCAACGCCATTAACGGCGTGCTGCCGCAGGCCACGGAGAGCATATCGTTGCACTCCAGCGGCAGAGCCTCGGGCAGTACGATGTCGGCAAGCATGCTCGATTCGTTGAGGAACGGAGTAACGGCCGCGATCATCCCTACCCGCTGCTGGTCTGCCAACGCCCGCCCCAGCTGTGCGCCCTGGGGTAGGTCGTAGACCGGATTGGCGCAGTGCAGCAGCAGCGCGCCTCCGCCATCGAGCAGCTCGGAGTAGGCTTGCAACGGATCGCTGGGCTGCGCTGTCTCGCCCTGGCCAAAGGTCTCGGGGAAGGTCAGCCCGCCCTCGGCGTCGATTGCGCCGACCAAGGCGGCCAGCGCCCAGGCGGCGGCTGCTGCTTGGTCGCCATCGGGCCGCGCGGCAACCGAGTCGGCCACCAGCACGCTCAGCGGCAGGTTGTCGGCAATGCTGCGCGCAGTCGCGGCAACGCTGCCCGCGCTTAGTCCCAGGTCTTGCTCCGCCTGCTCGGCCGTGGGCCATTGCGCATGGCGCGCGGGGTCAACGTCGCAAAGCGAAACCAACGAGGCGTCGATGCGGCCCAGGCCCACCAGTTCCCTCGCCAAAGCGGCCAGCAGCAGCCTGTCGCCTCCGGGCCGCACTGGCAGCCAGATGTCGGCACGCCCGGCGGTATTGGACAATCGCGGGTCGATCACGATCAGCTTGGCCCCGCGCTCCACCCGGGCTTGGGCGATCTGCATCGCATCCTGGATGTAGCGCCGTCCGCCCTCGAACGGATTGGCCCCCACGCAAAGGATCGAGCGCGCTCGCACTAGGTCGGCCACGGGGGGCGCCAGGCCGAAAGCCTGCTGTGCGGCGAAGTCCAGTGCGCGACGCCGCGACGTGCCGAGGCTGACCAGCTTTGATCCGGGTAGCGCGCGTTGGAACGCGGCCAGGGGCGCGGGGATTCGGTCGTCCATCGCCTCGCTGTGCACCAACGTACCCTTGGACTGTGCCAGGGCGCTCCCCAACGTATTGACCGCCTCGGCCCAGCTGATCGGCTCGAACTTGCCCGAGCCGCGCGGGCCCACGCGCTTCAGCGGCGACGTAATGCGATCCGGCAGATAGTGCAGGTTGATCGCGGCCAGGCCCACGGCGCAGATCCGGCCTTGGCCCAGGGCGCTCTGAGGATTGCCCATCAGCGTAATCAAACGCTCGTTGCGCGTGTAGGCGCTGATTCCGCAGGCCGCGGGGCACATGCGGCAGGTGGTGGACGTGGGCAGGTCGGCTTTATGGGTGGTGCGCGATACGTGCAGGGTCGGGCCCACGCCTTGCGCCGGAAGCGCGCGCAGCCCGGTCGCGGCTGCCGAGGCGGCCATCCCGAGCTTTAGAAATCTGCGCCTATCGAGCATTTTCACATCAAAGGCAGCGCTTGGCCGCCGAAAACCGTGACGTAGCGCATGAAGAAAATCCCGATCACCACCAGCAGTCCGGCGATGGTCAGTCCGGGCACGGTGCGCAGCCGCGGATGAAAAACGATAATCAGCGGCACGACCTTGCCCAGCAGGTTCTCAACCCCCACGAACAGCGGCGAGAGGTTGCCGCCGAGGATCAGCCAAGCGGTCTCCTGCGCGCCGTGATGGCTGATCGAGAGCACCGCGATGTCGCAAAACACCATCACCAAATCGACCACGAGCGCCCAGCCCAGAATTTTCGCTAATCCGTCGACCAGGTCGCGCGGCACTTTTTTCTCGGCGCTGAAAAAGCGGAACTGCACCACGGCAATCACGATCATCAGCGCAATGCCGCTGACGATCGCCGAGACCAGAAACAGTATCGGCATCAGCGCGGTGTTCCACAGCGCGCGCGCTTTGCCAAATGCCAGGATGAATCCGGTGTAGCCGTGAACCGAGATCGCCAACGGAATGCCGACCAGCCCCAAGATCTTGGTCATCCGCATGTCGCCGCGGAACATGAACAGGCCGTAGACAATGCAGTTCAGCGGATAGAGCACCAGCAGGAACCCGCCGTACGACATCGGCGAGTGCAGATTGATGTAGGTGAAGTGGTTCCAGATCGAGCGCACCGGCCAGCCGACCTGCAGCAACAGCGCCACGGGCGCGGCCATTAAAAGCAGCGTGGCCGTGACCACCGCGGTCTTGCCTATCGGCTTGTAGCGCTTCATGCCGAAGCCGTAGCTCAGGGTGCTGATGATGAACGAGCCCGCGGACAGGCCGGTGAGGTAGAAGTAGATCGAGATCAGCCAGCGGAAGGTCACCTGGTGCGGCACGTCGTAGAGCAGTCTCACCATCGCCGCACCTTGCGCTTGACCGACATCGTCGCCTCGTCGAAGTCGATGTAATAGACCCGCGGCTGCGTGCCCATCTCGGGCATCAGCACCTGGGTCGGGTTGGACGCGATCAAGCGGCTGATCTCCGATTGCGGGTCGTTCAGATCGCCGAACACGCGCGCGCCGACCGGGCAGGCCTCGACGCAGGCCGGAAGCAGGCCCACGTCCACACGGTGCATGCACCAATGACACTTCTCGACAATGCGCTTGATCGGGTGGATGTAGCGCACCTCGTAGGGACAGGCCGCCATGCAGTAGCGGCAGCCTACGCAACGATGCGGGTCGTAGGTCACGATGCCGTCGGGGCGTTTCTTGTTGGCCTGCACCGGACAGACCGTGACGCAGATCGGCTCCTCGCAGTTGTTGCACAGCAGCGGTAAAAATGCTTTGCGCGTGGCCGGGAAGCTCCCCTTCTCGACCTGCTTGACCCACGAGCGGAACACGCCCAACGGCACGTCGTTCTCGCTCTTGCAGGCCACGGCGCAACTGTTACAGCCGATGCAGCGCCGCAGATCGACCAGGAACCCGTAACGCACGCCTTCGCCCTGCCCGCTATGCACCGGGGACCTGCCTGGCGCGCGCTGTTTCGCGGCGCGCCTCGTCGCGTCGACGCTGACGATCTTGCAGCACCGAGGCCGCGGCCACGCTCGGGCCGGAGTTGCCTACCGGGCACTTGGCCGCGCACTTGCCACAGCCCACGCAGTACTTGGCCAGCTCGGCCACGTGCTGGTAATTGCCGGTGCGCGCCTCGAGCACCATGACCATCGGGAACGGATCGCTGCCGACCATCTTAATCGGGCAAACCCCGACGCAGGCCTGGCAGTTGTAGCAGGTCAGGCTCTGGCCGGTGCCCGGCACCAATGCCGGCTGCAGCACGAAATCGAACAGCAGCAACACGATGAACAGAATCGCCAGCGCGTTGAACGTGATCCGTCCGGCGCGGTTTTCCGAGACAAAGAACGCCGCGCGGCTGATGGGCGACAGTTTCGGACGATCCTCGCGGCCCGCGAGCAGCGCGTCTTCCAACGCGTGCTGGAACGCGGCCGTGTCGCGCTGGTTGCGAAACACGAAACCGGCCATGCCGCTTAAATCGGTGCTGGTCATGCCCCGCACCTGCGCCAGCAGATCGTCGAAAGCGTAGGCCGTCTCTTGGTTGCGCGTCAGGGTCACATCGGCGATCGCGCCGCGCTCCACGCGCAGCTCGAGTTGCAGCGGTCCGTTGAGCGCTGCCGCCTCGCCGAAATACTCGCCGTCAGGCACGGTCGTCAGATTGACCGGCGTGTTCTGTTCGTAGAATTGCGCCATGCTTCGCGCGTCGCCGCGGGCGTTGATCTGCACCAGCAGCGCCACGCCAAGCACGCCCAGCAGCGGCCAGACCAGGGCCATGCCGCCGCGTTTGCGGTCGCGAAGACCCACGGCCGCAATCATCACGGCCAACGCCAGCAGGATGTAGAGCCGTCCGGGCACGAACGCCAGGGCCAACAGCGCGGCGAACGCGGTCAAGCGATAGGGCCGCGAGATCAGTCGGCGCAGGCGCTCGTGGTTCATCCGCTTTCCTGCTCGAGCCATTGGGCCACGCGGTCGATAAACTGCCGTCCGACCAGCCCGTCATCATAAGCGTGCTGGATTGCCTGACGCCGGATCGCGCCGCGCTGCATCGCCGCGATGGTGCGCTGCTGCATGGTCGAGTAGATCCGCGGCAAATCGAGGTTTACCACGCAGAAACTGCGGCAGTTACCGCAGCGCACGCACTTGAGTCCACCGGCCCTGAGAAAGCGCTCATAGTCGGCCACGCGCGCGGAGACCGTCAGCTCGGCCTGCAGGCCGATTCCCACCGGGCAGCGATCCTGGGTGCCGTAGCAGGCGCGGCACTCGTAACAGTAGAGGGTCTGGGGCACGCCGCCGATTAACGGCTTTAACGCGTCCACAGCCAGGGCCGTGCCGATGGCGAGCATTGCCGCACGATTGAGATTTTTGGTCAGCGGGCGGTCGGAGATATCGGAAAAGAACTGGTAGCGGTGGATCCCGGGCATCACCAGCGGCTGCTGCAGCCGGTCGCGCTTGTGCTCGGGTTTGTCCTTCTTCTGCGACGCCATCTGTTTCTACCTATGCGGTAACATCGCGGCCATCGCCAATCCGGCGATGATCCCGCCCACCACGCCCTGGGCCAATTCCTTGGGCGATTTCATATCAAGCGCGTAGGCCGTGATCAGCCCACTGACCGCGCCTCCGACTGTGAATGCGATCCAAAGGCTCACGACTTGGCCTCCCGCGGCGCGGGCGTCAGTCGGGAGGGCACCATCAGCGAGATCACCAGCGCTGCCAGCGCTCCGCCCACCGCGCCCTGCATAATCTCAAGTCCGGCCAAACCATAGAGGCTGAACGAAAGCACGGCCCCGGCGAACGCGCCCAGCGCGAGAAATCCGACGCGCTGCCAACGTTGTCCCGAGGCGATCGAGATCGACGCCTTGCGGCCGATGAACAGCGTGCCCACGATCGTGGCCACTACCACCACTGCCGCGTAGAGCGCCAGTTGCAGCATGTCCGACGCGCTGGGGTAAAACATCTCGGATTGCGAGCGGAACAGGCCGAGGTTGGCAAAGCGCATGTACAGCGCAGCCAGCGGCGCCATCACGGCCATCGAGGTGAAAACGTAGGCGCCCTTGATGTAGCCGCTCTCCGCGCGCATCTGCCCCTCGCCCATCATCCCGCCGCCGCCCAGGGGGCTGGGTCCGCAGGAGGTGGTGGCGTTGATAATGTAGGCCGCCATGGCGATGGCAAGCTGATCCCAGGTGATGAAGTTGAACCCGGCCGGACCGAACTGGTAGAGCACCGGGACCAGCGCAGCGGTTAATATCCGCGAGCACGACAGCGGCAGGATCGTCTGGATCTGCACGAAGATCGCCAGCATCCCGGCCACGCCCAGCAAAGGGAATTTCGAGAGGGCCGAGAGCACCACTCCCAGTGCGTCGAATCCGCCGGTGGCGGCCAGCGCTCCGGCAGCGAGAAATCCGGCGATCATCGCGGCCACGGGCAGCAAAATGATCCCGGCCATCAGGTCGCGGATTCCGGCGCGGGAGATGATTACGATCAGCACGGCCGCGCCGGCGAGCACGGTCTGTACCGGCAGTTTGCCGAACAGCTCGAACACCGAGGCGAGCAAGGCAAAGACAAAGATCACCAGGCTGGCGTAGCCGACCAGCGTGGCCTTGGGCGGCTCGACCTTGCGTCCGGCCATCTCCGTGTCGGCGATGCGATCACGCAGAGTCACGTCGTCGGGGTAGAGCCGCTGGGTGATGAACTTGAGAAACAGCGCGGTCACCGCCGTGCCGAGCATCAGCGCAAAGGCCTGGGGCGCGCGCAACATTCCTGCGGCCGCCGCGTCGAAATGCGCGCCGAGAAATCCCTCGCCGATCTGCCCCACCCCACCGATGGGGCTGGGACCGCACGAGCCGAAGGCGTTGCGCGAGAACGCGCCGATCAGCACGATCATCTGCGTGCGCGTCAGCACGTTCATCCCACCCTCGGCGGAAAAGGCGAACAGCAGCGGCAGCAGCGCCGCGGCGATAATCCGGCCGCAGGGCAGACTGGCGATCATCGGCACCTGGATCAGGATCACCAACGTGCCGGCCAGGCCGATGATCGGCACCCGCTGCAGCGCCATGATCAAGACCTTGAACGCCTCGAACCCACCCGAGATCTGCAATGCTCCGGCCATGAAGAGTCCGGCGAGCAGCGCGGTGATCGGGTGGAGGATAATCCAGCCCATGGCCTCGTTGGGCATGGCGAGCACCGCGGGCAGACCGTCGAAAACCGCGCGATGCGCAGCGCCGAGCGCCAGGATCACCAGCGTGGTGATCACCAGCACGGTCTGCACCGGCATGTTGATCTTGCGCAGCAGGGTCAGCACCATCACGCCGACGAACAGCAGCAGTGTCAGTGCGCCCAGCCAGGTCATCGTTGCTTCCGTTGCGTGGCGCGCGCGCTGACGTGCCAACCGCGCGACGAGCGGATCACCCGCACACGGTCGCCGGGCATCAGACAACCGGCGCAGGTCTCGCAATCCAAAGCGTCGGCCTCGATCTCCTGCGGCTGCTCTCCGGCTTCCGCGTCGAGGCGCAGACGCACACGGCAGCCGATGATGGCATATGCCGGGTCGTCGCCGTTCACCGCGCCGAGCACTGTGGCTTCGCTGCCGGCGCGCATCCGGTACAGCTCAGCGGCCAGCCACAGCGCCAACAACGCAACGGAGGTGATCCAGACCACGGTCTGCATCAGATCCCCTCGACCAGCACGATCGTCGGTCCCGCCGCGTCGAGCACAGCCAGCCGTCCGTCCGCATGGCGGCTCAGGGCGATGGGACGCCGCAGCTCGATTTCGATCGCGGGCAGCGGCCCGCCGTGACGGAACGCGGTCAGCCGCGCGTTGCCCGTGTCGGCCACGATCAGCAGACCGTCGGGTCCGGCCAGCATGTCTTGCGGCATGTTCAGCTCGCCCGCGCCCGAGCCCTGGTTGCCAAAGGTAAAGCCGAAGCGTCCCTCGGAATCTAGCTCGAGCACCCGTCCGTGTTTGGAGTCCAGCACCAGCAGGCCGCTATCGCGCGCGGCCACTGCCGTGGGCAAACGCAGGCCGTAGTCCAGGCCCTGCGGGCCCGAGGGCTGCGGGTCCTCGCCCAACACGCCCAGGGCTGCGATCACCTCGCCCGACGATTGGTCGAACAACTGCACGTTGTGGCCGCGGGTGTTGGCCACGATCAGCCGTCCGGCGTCCAGGGCCAGTCCCTCGGGGTTGAACAGCTTGCCCGGCGTGCCGCCCAACGAGCCGTACTGGCCCACAAAGCGGCCGTCGGTGTTGTGAACGGTTACGCGGCCGTTGTTGGTATCGACGATCCACAGCCGTCCGGCCTGATCAATGCGCAGTGCGCCGGGCCAGTTGAACCGGCCCTGTCCGCTGCCCGGTCCGCCGAAGGCTGTCAGCGGCGCGCCGCGCGGATCGAGCCGCACCACGCGGTAACGTCCGGCCTCGCAAAGCCAGTACGTGCCGTCGGTTGCGCAGGCCAGCCCCCGCGGGTGGCGCAGGTCGAGCTCGATGCGCTCCACCACGCCGGTCCGGACCAGGGAGGTCGCGGGCAACGGCGACAGCGCGGCAATCGCCACGCCCGAGCCTATGGCTTTGACGAAACTGCGACGCCCCCGATCAGGCGGATCGGGGGCGCTAGAGCGTTTTTTCTTCAGCAAATCCGCTCTACCCCGGCTGTCTTAAGGATTACCGACGACTCTAGTTCCAAAATATCATCGATAATCCTAGTCGCTGTCCCCGAACCTGTCAAAATCGAAAAAACTTGTTCGGATTCGCTTCCGGACGCCCGCCGGAGATGGCCTCGAATCGCGCGCTCAGCCGCCCAATCCCCGGCCCATCAGCGAGGTCAGCATCGAAATGCCGAACAACGCTCCGCAGCCGCAGAGCACAATCAACGGCAGCAGCACTCCGGCCACGGCCCGTCCGTAGCTCGTGCCGTGCATTTCCTTGATGCCGATCACGGTCAGCACCAAGATCCAGATCCCGGCCAGCGTCCCGACCACGGGGATCGCCTGGAACAGCTGCACGCCGCTGGCGTAGCAGTAGGCGCGCAGGGTCGCCTTGAACCCGTTGCCCGCTGCGCCAAGGACCAGCAGTCCCACGTGGAACAGCGCCGCACCCAGCAGCAGCGCCAGAAAGAGGATCCCCGGCGAACAGAACATGGCTATGGACAGATAGTTGCTGTTGGCAAAGAACTGCTCCGAGCCCTGGGGTATCGGCGTCACCCCGTACTTAATCAACCCCAAACCGGCCAGCATGCCCAGGACGCCCCAGATCACGCCGAAGGCCAGCGCCTTGCCCAACGAGCCCGCGGGCTCGAGGTAGCGAAAGAAGGTCACCGGGCTGAAAATCAGCGAGCCGAACGAACGCATCAACCAGGCAAAAAAACCCAGGCTCTCCGGGTCCTCGACCACCACCGATTCCGAGTCGTCGCCCACTGCGCCCGCCCGACCCAGGTCGACGTATTGGGCCATTACCGCCGCGCGCTGTCCGGGCCGCAACGAGTCCAGCGGCTCCATCTGCGGATAGCGGAACTCGCCTCCGCAGGAACGGCAACGGTAGACCTCGGGCTCGTCAACGCCGACCTGCGCGCTGCACAGCGGGCAGCTGACATTGCGGTGCTGATGAAGCTGGAGTTCCTCCCGGGGATGGCTGAACGAGCTGTAATCGTCCATCTCCTGCATCCACTGCATTCCGTCCGCAGCATCGCCCGGACCAGGCTGCGGCGCATCGATCGGCCGATCGTCCTGCGCTTTCAACGGCCGGTCGATCGGGGACGGCTCAGCCGCGGCGCTGAACTCGCTCCAACAC
It includes:
- a CDS encoding molybdopterin-dependent oxidoreductase — translated: MLDRRRFLKLGMAASAAATGLRALPAQGVGPTLHVSRTTHKADLPTSTTCRMCPAACGISAYTRNERLITLMGNPQSALGQGRICAVGLAAINLHYLPDRITSPLKRVGPRGSGKFEPISWAEAVNTLGSALAQSKGTLVHSEAMDDRIPAPLAAFQRALPGSKLVSLGTSRRRALDFAAQQAFGLAPPVADLVRARSILCVGANPFEGGRRYIQDAMQIAQARVERGAKLIVIDPRLSNTAGRADIWLPVRPGGDRLLLAALARELVGLGRIDASLVSLCDVDPARHAQWPTAEQAEQDLGLSAGSVAATARSIADNLPLSVLVADSVAARPDGDQAAAAAWALAALVGAIDAEGGLTFPETFGQGETAQPSDPLQAYSELLDGGGALLLHCANPVYDLPQGAQLGRALADQQRVGMIAAVTPFLNESSMLADIVLPEALPLECNDMLSVACGSTPLMALQRRAVEPMGVALPLRDALNMLCEQSDLGPLLRGLQIEPEAQWFEATLE
- the nrfD gene encoding NrfD/PsrC family molybdoenzyme membrane anchor subunit; its protein translation is MRLLYDVPHQVTFRWLISIYFYLTGLSAGSFIISTLSYGFGMKRYKPIGKTAVVTATLLLMAAPVALLLQVGWPVRSIWNHFTYINLHSPMSYGGFLLVLYPLNCIVYGLFMFRGDMRMTKILGLVGIPLAISVHGYTGFILAFGKARALWNTALMPILFLVSAIVSGIALMIVIAVVQFRFFSAEKKVPRDLVDGLAKILGWALVVDLVMVFCDIAVLSISHHGAQETAWLILGGNLSPLFVGVENLLGKVVPLIIVFHPRLRTVPGLTIAGLLVVIGIFFMRYVTVFGGQALPLM
- a CDS encoding 4Fe-4S dicluster domain-containing protein translates to MHSGQGEGVRYGFLVDLRRCIGCNSCAVACKSENDVPLGVFRSWVKQVEKGSFPATRKAFLPLLCNNCEEPICVTVCPVQANKKRPDGIVTYDPHRCVGCRYCMAACPYEVRYIHPIKRIVEKCHWCMHRVDVGLLPACVEACPVGARVFGDLNDPQSEISRLIASNPTQVLMPEMGTQPRVYYIDFDEATMSVKRKVRRW
- a CDS encoding 4Fe-4S dicluster domain-containing protein, with translation MNHERLRRLISRPYRLTAFAALLALAFVPGRLYILLALAVMIAAVGLRDRKRGGMALVWPLLGVLGVALLVQINARGDARSMAQFYEQNTPVNLTTVPDGEYFGEAAALNGPLQLELRVERGAIADVTLTRNQETAYAFDDLLAQVRGMTSTDLSGMAGFVFRNQRDTAAFQHALEDALLAGREDRPKLSPISRAAFFVSENRAGRITFNALAILFIVLLLFDFVLQPALVPGTGQSLTCYNCQACVGVCPIKMVGSDPFPMVMVLEARTGNYQHVAELAKYCVGCGKCAAKCPVGNSGPSVAAASVLQDRQRRRDEARRETARARQVPGA
- a CDS encoding NHL repeat-containing protein; translation: MLKKKRSSAPDPPDRGRRSFVKAIGSGVAIAALSPLPATSLVRTGVVERIELDLRHPRGLACATDGTYWLCEAGRYRVVRLDPRGAPLTAFGGPGSGQGRFNWPGALRIDQAGRLWIVDTNNGRVTVHNTDGRFVGQYGSLGGTPGKLFNPEGLALDAGRLIVANTRGHNVQLFDQSSGEVIAALGVLGEDPQPSGPQGLDYGLRLPTAVAARDSGLLVLDSKHGRVLELDSEGRFGFTFGNQGSGAGELNMPQDMLAGPDGLLIVADTGNARLTAFRHGGPLPAIEIELRRPIALSRHADGRLAVLDAAGPTIVLVEGI
- a CDS encoding YIP1 family protein, with the protein product MGQEIVKCPNCGEQINAGLTFGGEGQYRCPKCWSEFSAAAEPSPIDRPLKAQDDRPIDAPQPGPGDAADGMQWMQEMDDYSSFSHPREELQLHQHRNVSCPLCSAQVGVDEPEVYRCRSCGGEFRYPQMEPLDSLRPGQRAAVMAQYVDLGRAGAVGDDSESVVVEDPESLGFFAWLMRSFGSLIFSPVTFFRYLEPAGSLGKALAFGVIWGVLGMLAGLGLIKYGVTPIPQGSEQFFANSNYLSIAMFCSPGILFLALLLGAALFHVGLLVLGAAGNGFKATLRAYCYASGVQLFQAIPVVGTLAGIWILVLTVIGIKEMHGTSYGRAVAGVLLPLIVLCGCGALFGISMLTSLMGRGLGG